GAGATGTCACCGCACCACCCTTACCTGCTTAAATTGTTGCATCAACTCTACACGCGTCTATTTGAATGGGGACAAGTTTTAGAGTTATTGCCAAAACTGCGTAAGTACCGCGTTTACTCTCCTGAGCGTCTGGATGATCTTGAGGTCATCGCTTGGGCTGAGCTGCTGAGTGTTAAAGCTCAACGTGAAGGACTTCCTGCAGTTAATGATCAGTGGCTTAAACTGCCGAAAAATGTTCGTAAGCGCCCACAAACACAGCTGGCTTATGCTGAGATTTTGGCCAAACATCATCAATACGATCAGTTGGAATTACACATCAAAGACTCGATGAAGCATCAGTGGCAAGAGCCTCTGGCCAAGCTTTATGGCCATATTCAAAGTGAAGAGCCATCGCGAACACTCGCCACCGCTGAGTCTTGGCTGAAGATTAAACCGGGAAATACAACTTTACTAACCGCGCTTGGAAAGCTGTCGCTACGCGCACAATTATGGGGCAAAGCTAAAAATTATCTTGAGCAAAGTATCGCACAAAAACCGACCGCTGAAGCTCATTATTATTTAGGGCAAGCTTATCGTGAGTTAGGCCACCCAATCCAAGAGCAAGAAGAGTATCATCGAGGATTAGCCAACCTGATCCAGCCCGATGCCATACCGCAACTTTCGCCAGCACAACATCCGGAAGATAAAACGCTATAACTCTTTAATTTTGATCACCTGAGCCGGAGTTACACTCGACTTCGGCTCAGCTTCCACCGTTTCATCATCCGTAATACGTTCCACAAAATCGCACTCCACACATTCCCGTATGAAAACGTCATCTTGGTAAAAACAGACAATGGTGTCCATCGCTTTACACTCGGGACATCGAGCGCCAGCGACGAAACGTTTTGGCGTAGTTTTATGGTTCATTGAATTTACTGACCGATTACTATAAGGTGCTTTTTCGACCCTGATTTTTCGCCTCTTAAAAAGAGACGTTTAGGCCCACTAGTCTAACA
The DNA window shown above is from Kangiella marina and carries:
- a CDS encoding heme biosynthesis protein HemY, which gives rise to MKLKWVILLALFGGLVLGPLISNVPGSTYILLDQTAIEFKNNFALGLLLLSLFGLWVLWILVRYLLKTSNITVGWFGDRNLRKARQQTIDGMIALAEGHWKTAEDLLIKGAKFRDTKLINYLAAARAAQEQDDDKSRDQYLQAAAKAQPDAHIAIGLTQAQLQIQHRQFEQALATLTHLREMSPHHPYLLKLLHQLYTRLFEWGQVLELLPKLRKYRVYSPERLDDLEVIAWAELLSVKAQREGLPAVNDQWLKLPKNVRKRPQTQLAYAEILAKHHQYDQLELHIKDSMKHQWQEPLAKLYGHIQSEEPSRTLATAESWLKIKPGNTTLLTALGKLSLRAQLWGKAKNYLEQSIAQKPTAEAHYYLGQAYRELGHPIQEQEEYHRGLANLIQPDAIPQLSPAQHPEDKTL
- a CDS encoding YheV family putative zinc ribbon protein, which encodes MNHKTTPKRFVAGARCPECKAMDTIVCFYQDDVFIRECVECDFVERITDDETVEAEPKSSVTPAQVIKIKEL